The segment TTATTTATTGGCGGAAGATTTGCGGATCATCCAAAGTCCATCCGTGTTCTCATTCTCGCTGGATGCGGTACTTCTTGCTCGGTTTGCCTATGTGCCGCTAAAACGCGGAAAAATCGTGGACTTATGTACGGGCAATGGAGCCATTCCGTTGTTCTTAAGCGCTAGAACGGAATCTTCCATCATTGGGGTGGAACTTCAGGAACGGCTTGCCTACATGGCACGCAGAAGCGTGGAATATAACGGTTTGCACCAGCAAATCAGCATTATTGAAGGCGATGTAAAGGAAATCCCGGCTCAGCTTGGAATTGAGAAATTCGATGTAGTAACCTGTAATCCTCCTTATTTTCCTGCGCATGAAATGAGTGATAAAAACCTCAGTGAACATATGGCAATTGCCCGCCACGAACTCTATTTAACCCTGGATGAATCTGTCGAGGCCGCCAGCAAGCTTCTGAAACAAGGCGGGAAAGCAGCGTTTGTGCACCGCTCTGGACGCCTCATTGATATCATCACAGCCATGCGTGCGAATCGGCTGGAGCCGAAAAGGGTTCGTTTGGTTTACCCAAAAGCCGGGAAAGAAGCGAATACACTGTTAATTGAAGGCATAAAAGACGGCAAGCCGGATTTGAAAATCCTGCCGCCGCTGATTGTTTATGGAGAGAACGGGGAATATACAGAAGAAGTGAGAGAATTGCTTTATGGAAGCGAATAAGCATTATTTTTATGTGCTTGAATGTGCCGACGGTTCTTACTATGCCGGTTATACCAATGACCTGCAGAAACGGCTGGAAGCTCATAACAGTGGAAAGGGCGCGAAATATACACGAGCCAAAGGTCCGGTCAAAATGATTCACCATGAAAGTTTTGATGCAAAGCCCGCAGCGATGAAAGCGGAATATGCCTTCAAGCAATTATCGAAACCGAAAAAAATCCGCTATATTGCTGAAGGAAAGGAAGATGGCAAATGAAGTCCCAGAAAAGTTTTGTGGAAAACAAAGCGACACTGTATTTAGTAGCAACGCCGATCGGCAATTTGGAAGACATGACCGTAAGAGCCATCCGCATTTTAAAAGAAGTGGACATCATTGCAGCGGAAGACACCCGCAACACGAAAAATTTATGCAATTACTTTGATATTCAAACCAAGCTCGTCAGCTATCATGAGCATAATCAAGACAGCGGCGGCTATAAAATTCTTTCTTATTTGCATGAAGGAAAGTCGGTGGCATTGGTTAGTGATGCCGGTATGCCATGCATTTCAGATCCAGGAGAAGATATCGTGCAGCGTGTGGTAGAAGAAGACTTTCCGGTAGTGCCAGTTCCTGGTGCCAATGCCGCGCTTAGTGCATTGATTGCCTCTGGCATCAGCCCGCAGCCTTTCCTTTTTTATGGATTTTTATCACGCCATAAAAAAGAGCGCCATGCTGAACTGGAAACACTGAGCCAAAAAGAAGAAACCTTGATTTTTTACGAAGCGCCTCATAGATTAAAAGACAGTTTAAAAAGCGTGCAAAAAACTTTCGGCAATGAACGTAAAATTACCTTAGCCCGTGAAATCACAAAGAAGTTTGAAGAGTTTTTACGCGGCACCATTGAAGAGGCTGTAGAGTGGGCAGAAGAGAATACTATTCGAGGAGAATTTTGCATTATTATAGAAGGAAACGATTCTCCCGATATCGTTGAACAAGAGAAATGGTGGGAGCATTTATCGATTGCCGCTCATGTAGATGAACTGATGGAGAAGAAACAATTGACTTCTAAAGAAGCAATTAAAGAAGTGTCGCAGGAACGCAATCTAGCAAAACGGGATGTTTATCAGGCATATCATATATAAAAAACCGGAGCGCTGGAAGCGTTCCGGTTTTTTACCGTCTTGACTTATTTTTTCAAGTTGTTTTGAATCTCTTTTACTAGCATTTCTGCGCCTTCTGGGCTTAGAATCAGCTTACCGCCAACCAACTGCATGTTGTCATCGGATACTTCTCCTGTCACAGCACAAGTCATATTAGGTAAATATT is part of the Planococcus shenhongbingii genome and harbors:
- a CDS encoding tRNA1(Val) (adenine(37)-N6)-methyltransferase, with product MLLDDERLDYLLAEDLRIIQSPSVFSFSLDAVLLARFAYVPLKRGKIVDLCTGNGAIPLFLSARTESSIIGVELQERLAYMARRSVEYNGLHQQISIIEGDVKEIPAQLGIEKFDVVTCNPPYFPAHEMSDKNLSEHMAIARHELYLTLDESVEAASKLLKQGGKAAFVHRSGRLIDIITAMRANRLEPKRVRLVYPKAGKEANTLLIEGIKDGKPDLKILPPLIVYGENGEYTEEVRELLYGSE
- a CDS encoding GIY-YIG nuclease family protein codes for the protein MEANKHYFYVLECADGSYYAGYTNDLQKRLEAHNSGKGAKYTRAKGPVKMIHHESFDAKPAAMKAEYAFKQLSKPKKIRYIAEGKEDGK
- the rsmI gene encoding 16S rRNA (cytidine(1402)-2'-O)-methyltransferase, which encodes MKSQKSFVENKATLYLVATPIGNLEDMTVRAIRILKEVDIIAAEDTRNTKNLCNYFDIQTKLVSYHEHNQDSGGYKILSYLHEGKSVALVSDAGMPCISDPGEDIVQRVVEEDFPVVPVPGANAALSALIASGISPQPFLFYGFLSRHKKERHAELETLSQKEETLIFYEAPHRLKDSLKSVQKTFGNERKITLAREITKKFEEFLRGTIEEAVEWAEENTIRGEFCIIIEGNDSPDIVEQEKWWEHLSIAAHVDELMEKKQLTSKEAIKEVSQERNLAKRDVYQAYHI
- a CDS encoding AbrB/MazE/SpoVT family DNA-binding domain-containing protein yields the protein MKSTGIVRKVDELGRVVIPIELRRTLGIAEKDALEIYVDDDKIILKKYLPNMTCAVTGEVSDDNMQLVGGKLILSPEGAEMLVKEIQNNLKK